GCTCTTCGGATTCCGCTCTTCGATCAGCGCTGCAACATCGGCACTTGTAGCGGCCTTGTCGAGAAATGCGACGAGATCGACGCTCTTGCGCTTGAAGTCGTGATAGCCGGATATCTTGTTCGGATCGATGCGGCCCCGCACCGTGTCCTGCACATAGGTGAGGACTGCAGCGGACATGGCGATCTCGAAACGCACGAGATCCTTTTCCCGCGCCACCATGTCGGCGCGATCGAAGTCGTCGGCCGGAACAGCGACTGCATAGTCGTCCGGATCGAGCCCGATCTTTGCGGCATCGGCAAGAACCGCGAGCGCCGATCGAGCCCTTGCATTGGCGCCGTTGCCATCGATCCAGACGAAATCGGCCCGTCCGCCATAAAAGGCCTCGACGGCTTTTGCGACATCGGCCGGAGCGCGAACCTCGACTTGCGGCAGGAACTGGCGGGCATCCGCCAGCGGAATCCGCAACATGGGCGGAAATCCGTAGCTCTGCACGGAACCTGTCACCACAGGATCGACGAGCCGATCGGTCGCAATCCGGCGCATCTGCTCGGGCTTGTAGGTATAGTAGCGCGGACTGGAAACCCGCGGCGGCCTTGTCGCTGCCCTGTCTTCAAGGCGCTGTGGGGCCATCATGTCGTAGCCCGGCATCGGCTGGGCCGGATAGGCCCGCTCCCGCGTGCGTTCCCTGCCGCCGCGGATGAAGTCCATCAGCGTCAGCGCCGAGGCCGGCCGCACATCCAAGGTTGCAATCGCACAGCCGGTCATGAGCGCGACAATCGCTACCGATCTGATCATTTTCATTCGTACAAACGTCCCCGTATCGCGTTGCCGCCGAAATCGGCAGCTCCCAGATTCTCGCCACGCCCTCGTGCCCGAAGACTTATAGAAAAGGATGGTGAATGAAAAGGAAACGACTGCCATTCGAATTTGATCAACTGCCCTGAAACCGGTCGCCCCTCCCTCGTGCGAAGGTCTGCAAGCATCTGATTTGCATCTACTTTGCACCAAGCGATTGCGCGTCGATGTTCCCGGCGGCACTGGACGCGCCAAGAATGAAGGCGTCTTCTGTGACTGAAAGGCCACAAGGAATGCGCGCGGCACCCCGTTGTGCGACGCGTTTGTTCACCGGCTCGAATTGCCGCATCGCAGCAATATTCAAACGATTGTAGCTCGCCGCAGGTCCCTGCGACCCTTTACAAGCCGGCATTGCCGGGGCAGAGAGATGCCCGGCACCGGGGAGGACAACCGGCTGACACCGGCACATCTCCGCCTCGGCTTGATGAAGCGCATCACGAAGGCAGGTATCACGATGACATCGACGCGCACGGAAACTGATACGTTCGGCCCCATCGAAGTGGCGAACGACCGCTACTGGGGTGCCCAGGCCCAACGCTCGCTCGGCAACTTCAAGATCGGCTGGGAAAAGCAGCCACTGGCGATCGTCCGGGCGCTCGGCATCGTCAAGCAGGCGGCCGCCCGCGCCAACGTGGCGCTCGACCGTCTTGATCCGAAGATTGGCGATGCCATCGTCAACGCGGCCCAGGAAGTGATCGACGGCAAGCTCAACGACCATTTCCCGCTCGTCGTCTGGCAGACCGGCTCCGGCACGCAGTCGAACATGAATGCCAACGAGGTCATCTCCAACCGGGCGATCGAGCTGCTCGGCGGCGTCATGGGATCGAAGAAGCCCGTGCATCCGAACGACCACGTCAACATGAGCCAGTCGTCCAACGACACCTACCCGACGGCCATGCACATCGCCTGCGCCGAGCGGGTGACACACGACCTGCTGCCCGCACTCCGGCATCTGCACAAGGCGCTTCAAGAGAAGGTCAAGGCGTTCGACCACATCATCAAGATCGGTCGCACTCATACGCAGGATGCGACGCCGCTGACCCTCGGCCAGGAATTTTCCGGCTATGCGGCACAGGTCGCCTCTTCGATCAAGCGGATCGAGATGACGCTCCCCGGTCTCTGCGAGCTCGCCCAGGGCGGCACCGCCGTCGGCACCGGCCTCAATGCTCCCATCGGCTTCGCCGAGAAGGTAGCGGAGGAAATCGCCGCGATCACCGGCATCGCCTTTACCTCCGCGCCGAACAAGTTCGAAGCACTCGCCGCGCATGATTCGATGGTGTTCAGCCACGGCGCGATCAATGCGACGGCCGCCGCCCTCTTCAAGATCGCCAACGATATTCGTTTCCTGGGCTCAGGCCCTCGCTCCGGCCTCGGCGAACTCTCGCTGCCGGAGAACGAGCCGGGCTCCTCGATCATGCCCGGCAAGGTCAATCCGACCCAGTGCGAGGCGCTGACGCAGGTCTGCGCCCAGGTCTTCGGCAATCACGCGTCGCTCACCTTCGCCGGCAGCCAGGGTCACTTCGAGCTGAATGTCTTCAACCCGCTGATGGCCTACAACTTCCTGCAGTCGGTCCAGCTCCTCGCCGACGCGGCGGTTTCCTTCACCGATAATTGCGTCGTCGGCATCGAGGCGCGTGAGGACAACATCAAGGCAGCGCTCGACCGGTCGCTGATGCTCGTCACCGCGCTGGCCCCGAAGATCGGCTACGACAATGCCGCCAAGATTGCCAAGACCGCGCACAAGAACGGTACGACCTTGCGTGAGGAGGCTGTCGGCGGCGGCTATGTGACGAACGAGGAGTTCGACGCGATCGTCCGCCCGGAAACGATGATCAGCCCGGCCTGATAGATCAAGGGCCGCGGCCGCCTGCCGGCGCCGCGGCCTTCCCCTGCCGACCAGCCATTCCGCTGCGGCCCTGACGAACACTCGCGGCACATGAAGAAGCCGTTTGCGGCGCGAAGATCATTAGAATTGCATCGATGCGCCCAAGCAATCGTTAAGACTTCACAAAGCTTTTGCCCCTAAAAAATACCAGACATTAGAGATAATTAATTTTAAGGGCTCGCCATATGCAGACGGCAACTTCGAACAAGACGCCGACGCCCGACATCGCTGCGCAGATCACCCATGCCATGCGTATGATGGGCGTTGCGCCGATACCGCGCAATTACGAGCTTTACTACGAGGCCTATCTGGGCTCGAACCCGCAACTGTCGAAGGAACTCGCGGCACTCGGCAGCCGCGCCACGCAGGAAGACCTTGACGCCATCGGAGCGCGTTATTTCAGCCATATCCACCATTCGCGCGGGATCGAGCGCGCCCACAGCACGCTGGCGGAAAAGCTGTCCGAACTGGTTACTCTGTTGCGGGACGAACAATACGCACTCGAGAGCTACAACAGGGTTCTCGACGAAGCCTACCTGAACATTGCCAACAAGAGCGCATCGAGCGCCGACATCCTCCGCCACGCGATCGACATCCTGAGTGAAGCAACCGCCGACACGATGAACCAGGGCAAGGAGCGGGTCCAGACGGTCGTTCAGAAATCAGTCGAGATGGAAGCGATCCGCCAGGAACTCGATGAATACAAGCGCATCGCCAATACCGATTCGCTGACGCGACTCGGCAATCGGCGCGCTTTCGACGAGACCCTCGCCGCGGTCTACAACAATGAGCAATTGCGCAACTACACGGGCCTGCTCGTCGTTGACATCGACCACTTCAAGAAGGTCAACGACAGCTTCGGCCATCCGGTCGGCGACAAGATCCTCTCCACCGTCGGCACGGTCATTCGTGCAAATCTCCGGCGGGACGCCTTCGTCGCCCGCACCGGTGGCGAGGAGTTTGCCGTCATCCTGAGCGACAGCACGCAGGAGGAATGCATGCAGGCCGCCGACCGGATCCGCAGCGTTCTGGCAAACACGCCGTTCAAGAACTCCAAGACGGGCGTCAACTATGGTCCGATCACCCTCTCCGTCGGCGTGTGCATGGCAACGGCGGCGGACGATCCGCTCGATCTCTACCACAAGGCCGACATAGCGCTGTACGCGGCCAAGAATTCGGGGCGCAACAGGACGGTCCTCTTCGAGGAGGGCATGCGCAAGGATTCCGGACGGAACTGGCTGATCTATCGCCGCTAATGCATGTCGCCCAAAAGTGTGCAGCGGTTTTGGGATCAAGACATGCAGAAAAAACAAGGACCTAAAGCGCGGAGCGTGAGTACGTTCGAGCGCGGCGCGGTTTAGGTCGTCGCTACCACATCGTCTTAGCGGCGCGGCCGGGCCATTCCCTGTCGTACGCTTCCTTGTCGAAATCGGCCTTGGCCGCCTTCAGAAGCGCTCCAGGTGTCGGCAGCGACACCGGTTCGACGAAGCGCTCCGGATTCCAGAGCTGCGAGCGCAGCAAGGCCCTGGCGCACTGGAAATAAAACTCGCCGATCGTGATGACCACGACGGTGCGAGGATGCTTGCCGTCGACTTCGAAGGACTCGATCAATGCCGGGTCGACACTGACGGCGGCTGTCCCGTTGATGCGCATCGTCGTGTTCGAGCCGGGGACGAGGAACAGGAGCGCCACGCGCGGATCGCGGACGATGTTGGCAAGCGAATCGATGCGATTGTTGCCCCGCCAATCAGGCAGCAGCACGGTCTTGTCGTCGGCGATCCGGACGACCGCTAGATCGTCGCCGCGCGGCGAGCAATCCAATCCTTCCGGCCCAACGGTCGCCAACGCCGCAAAAGGCGACGCTTCGATCATCTGCCGGTATTCGACTGTGAGCGCGTTCGTAACCTTGACGATCGATGCCTCGGCCGTTTCGCCGTAGACCGTCTTCAGTTCCTCAACCGTCGTGATGATCGTCATCTCATTCTCCCGCCCGGCAAGCCACGCAAGCACCGAGGCGCGATCTCCGCGCGCCGGTTTGAGGGAATAGCATGACGTCCCGATGACAGCATCATGCGATCTTTCTAAGCTGAGCCAGTACTTCGTTTTCGCCAAGGAAAGCGACGATTTTCTCGATGACCAGGGGCGCAGAAACGATGCGACGGTGGCCAAGGCCATTCGCCCAATGCAATTCGACATTCGAACCGACCGCACCGTAGCGGCGCGCGTGATCGGCGGAAACCTCCTTGTCGTCCTCCGCGTGGACGACCAGGACCGGCCTTCGCAGCGCGCCCAGAATGCGAGCCGCATCAAACCCCTCGACGCGGCGGCCGGACAGGCGTTCGACCATTCCTTCGAAAACCGCCTGTGCGGCCGGCGCAAGGCGCATGATCTTGCCGAAGCCTTTGAAGAGCCAGGCCATTTCGCTCGGCGCGCCAATGAGCACCAGCTTGGCCGGCACGCGCGCGGGCACGTCGCACAGCACGCCTCCGGCCGCACAGGCCAGGCTGGCCCCGCCGAAGGAATGGCCGATGCAGACATCGAAACCATCGAAGTGTCGCCAGGCCGCATCGATCGACCTCACCGCTTGCGGCATGATCAGCGAGCGACCGGGCGAGGCGCCATGCCCCGGCCAATCCAGCGCGACCACTTCGGCGCCGGCCGTCAACAGGCCATCGATCATCGCGGCCAGGTAGTCGCTGCGCGACCCCCAGCCATGCGTGAGCAGCACACGCGGCCCCCTTCCGCCGCCGCGACGCTGGAAATGACGCGCAAAAACCCAACCGCCCGCGAAGGAAAGTGTCACTTTTCGCGATTCTTCCATCAACGGCGCCGCGGCGTTCAGCAGCGCCCTTTCCTTGTCGCTCTTCGGCTTGCGGCTCGGGGTAAGGCAGAATATTCGGAAAGCCAATTCGCCGGCGGTCGTGGGAGAGACCGCCGACACGGCTCTGAGCGAGAGACGGATGACCTTGGTCGCAAAGGATGCCATAGTGAAACGAGCCTTAAATGTTCAAGCATGAACATAATTGTCCAACGATGAACAAAAAGCAAGTGAGTACCGAACATTACCATTTTCCGTGGGATCACCCGCGCTTTCGCAGCTGGATTGCCGTCGGCCGTGCCTGCCAACTGATGCAGCAGACATTGACGCGCCGCTTGGCCCATCTCGATGTCAAGCCGCCGCATCTCGACATCCTCATCAACCTTTACCGCTTCGACGGCATCACGCAGCAGGAACTGGCCCGCAAGCTGCTCGTCGGCCGCTCCAATATGAGCATGCTGCTGCCGCAACTCGAGACGCGCGGCCTCATTCAACGGCGTGGTGACGCAAGGGACAAACGCGTGTTGCGGCTATCGCTGACGGCGGCCGGACGAACGTTGACCGAGGAGGCTATGGAGATTCAGACGGCGCTCATCGAAAATTCGCTGGGCGGCGCTCCGATCGACGATTGCATGAAAATCGCAGAATCGATGGAACGGATCATCGCCACCCTGCTCAAAGAGGATGCCGAGCTTTCCTGACATCGGCTGGATGCCGGCTCAGCGCGGCTTTTCGGACCTGTCACGGGACATGCCCTTTTCGGCGAGCTCCTGTTCATAGGCTCTGAAGAGCTCGTCGCCCTTCTCGCCGAGTTCGCGCAGATAGGTCCAGGTGTAGATGCCGGTATCGTGGAAATCGTCAAAACCGATTCGGACGGCATAATTGCCCGTCGGCTGGACCGAAATGATCTGGACATTGCGCTTGCCCGGAACGGTCACCCTTTGGCCCGGTCCGTGGCCCTGCACTTCCGCGGACGGAGAAAGCACGCGCAGCAGTTCCGCCGCAAGATCGAAGGAAGAGCCGTCGTCGAAGCTCACGGTCAGCCGGTGGCGATCCTTCGACACGCGCAGTTCCGTTGGCCAGAATTCACTCATCGTCCTCGCTCCGTTTCCAAGTCAACGCTTGGTAAAGCAGAATTGAACCGGCGCAAATCTCCCGAAGGCGACTTTCCCGATATTTGAAAAACAGTTTGCGACAGTATGCGCCTTGACGCGACCTCTTTTGGTCACGACATTGGGGCCGCAGGGAGAAAAGACTTGAACACGGCCGCCATAGACCAGACCAACGCACGACCGCTCGACAAGATGACTGCGCCGATGATCGATCCCTTCGGCCGCATGGTCACCTATTTGCGCGTCTCGGTCACCGATCGCTGCGATTTCCGCTGCACCTATTGCATGGCGGAGCACATGACCTTCCTGCCGAAGAAGGACCTGTTGACGCTGGAGGAGCTGCAGCGGCTCTGTTCCGCCTTCATTGCCAAGGGTGTCCGCAAGCTGCGGCTGACCGGGGGCGAGCCGCTGGTGCGCAAGAACATCATGTTCCTCGTGCGCGAACTCGGCAAGGAGATCGAGGCGGGCCGGCTCGACGAGCTCACCTTGACGACGAATGGCTCGCAGCTCTCGAAATTCGCCGCCGAACTGGCCGACTGCGGCGTGCGGCGCATCAACGTATCGCTCGACACGCTCGATCCCGACAAGTTCCGCGAGATCACCCGTTGGGGCGAACTAACGAAAGTCATCGAAGGGATCGACGCCGCACAGGCTGCCGGCCTGAAAGTCAAGATCAACGCGGTGGCGCTCAAGGGCTTCAACGATGCGGAAATTCCGGACCTGATGCGCTGGGCGCATGGCCGCGGCATGGACCTGACGCTGATCGAGACCATGCCGATGGGCGAGATCGACGAGGACCGCACCGATCACTACCTGCCGCTCTCGGAGATGCGCGAGCGGCTCGAAAGAGACTTCACGCTCAAGGATATCCCCTACCGTACCGGTGGCCCTGCCCGTTACGTCGAGGTGGCGGAAACCGGCGGCCGGCTCGGCCTCATCACACCGATGACGCACAATTTCTGCGAAAGCTGCAATCGCGTCCGCCTCACCTGCACCGGAACGCTCTACATGTGCCTCGGCCAGAACGACGCCGCCGATCTGCGTGCCGCACTTCGCTCGACCGATGACGATGCTTACCTCTCTCAGGTGATCGACGAAGCGATCGGCCGCAAGCCGAAGGGCCACGATTTCATCATCGACCGCGAGCACAACCGCCCGGCCGTGGCCCGCCATATGAGCGTAACCGGCGGCTGACATCAGGCGACGTCGGCGCAAGATCCTGCCCCTCATCCGCCTGCCGGCACCTTCTCCCCGCGAGCGGGGCGAAGGGGCATGCTGCGCCGCCTTGTCCCCTCACCCCGTCAGAACGGGGAGAGGGCTAGGGTGAGGGGCAAATTCCCAGCTACGCCGCGTAGGTCGACCGATATTGGCCCTGTGCATCGTGGCCGGTGCCGGTCTTGAACCGCTCGATCTTTTCGTTGAGCACCTCCACCTGCCGGCGCAGGCCGTGGATCTCGGCCGTGTTCTCCTCGACCATGGCGGCGTTCTGCTGCGTGATCAGCTCGACCTCGTGAACCGCCGTATTGACCTCGTTGAGGCCGGTATACTGTTCGGCGGCGGCCGCTTCGATATTGGCGACGAGCTGGTGAATGGTCGAGATATGGTCATTGATGACCGACAGGGCATCGCCGGTCTCCTGGACCAGCGCCACACCGCTGCGCACCTGGGCGGAGCTTGCCGAGATGAGCCCCTTGATCTCCCGCGCCGCGCCGGCGCAGCGCTGCGCCAGTTCGCGGACTTCCTGGGCAACGACGGCGAAGCCGCGCCCCGCCTCGCCGGCGCGCGCCGCCTCGACGCCGGCGTTCAGCGCCAGCAGGTTGGTCTGGAAGGCAATCTCGTCGATCACGCCGATGATCGTGCCGATCTTTTCCGATGAGCGATTGATCTCCGCCATCGCGTCGATCGCCTTGGCGACGACCTGGCCGGAATGTTGCGCGTAGGAGTTCGTCTCGTCGACCGAGACGGTCGTCTTGCGGGCGC
This DNA window, taken from Sinorhizobium fredii NGR234, encodes the following:
- the fumC gene encoding class II fumarate hydratase; this encodes MTSTRTETDTFGPIEVANDRYWGAQAQRSLGNFKIGWEKQPLAIVRALGIVKQAAARANVALDRLDPKIGDAIVNAAQEVIDGKLNDHFPLVVWQTGSGTQSNMNANEVISNRAIELLGGVMGSKKPVHPNDHVNMSQSSNDTYPTAMHIACAERVTHDLLPALRHLHKALQEKVKAFDHIIKIGRTHTQDATPLTLGQEFSGYAAQVASSIKRIEMTLPGLCELAQGGTAVGTGLNAPIGFAEKVAEEIAAITGIAFTSAPNKFEALAAHDSMVFSHGAINATAAALFKIANDIRFLGSGPRSGLGELSLPENEPGSSIMPGKVNPTQCEALTQVCAQVFGNHASLTFAGSQGHFELNVFNPLMAYNFLQSVQLLADAAVSFTDNCVVGIEAREDNIKAALDRSLMLVTALAPKIGYDNAAKIAKTAHKNGTTLREEAVGGGYVTNEEFDAIVRPETMISPA
- a CDS encoding GGDEF domain-containing protein produces the protein MQTATSNKTPTPDIAAQITHAMRMMGVAPIPRNYELYYEAYLGSNPQLSKELAALGSRATQEDLDAIGARYFSHIHHSRGIERAHSTLAEKLSELVTLLRDEQYALESYNRVLDEAYLNIANKSASSADILRHAIDILSEATADTMNQGKERVQTVVQKSVEMEAIRQELDEYKRIANTDSLTRLGNRRAFDETLAAVYNNEQLRNYTGLLVVDIDHFKKVNDSFGHPVGDKILSTVGTVIRANLRRDAFVARTGGEEFAVILSDSTQEECMQAADRIRSVLANTPFKNSKTGVNYGPITLSVGVCMATAADDPLDLYHKADIALYAAKNSGRNRTVLFEEGMRKDSGRNWLIYRR
- a CDS encoding pyridoxamine 5'-phosphate oxidase family protein, yielding MTIITTVEELKTVYGETAEASIVKVTNALTVEYRQMIEASPFAALATVGPEGLDCSPRGDDLAVVRIADDKTVLLPDWRGNNRIDSLANIVRDPRVALLFLVPGSNTTMRINGTAAVSVDPALIESFEVDGKHPRTVVVITIGEFYFQCARALLRSQLWNPERFVEPVSLPTPGALLKAAKADFDKEAYDREWPGRAAKTMW
- a CDS encoding alpha/beta fold hydrolase → MASFATKVIRLSLRAVSAVSPTTAGELAFRIFCLTPSRKPKSDKERALLNAAAPLMEESRKVTLSFAGGWVFARHFQRRGGGRGPRVLLTHGWGSRSDYLAAMIDGLLTAGAEVVALDWPGHGASPGRSLIMPQAVRSIDAAWRHFDGFDVCIGHSFGGASLACAAGGVLCDVPARVPAKLVLIGAPSEMAWLFKGFGKIMRLAPAAQAVFEGMVERLSGRRVEGFDAARILGALRRPVLVVHAEDDKEVSADHARRYGAVGSNVELHWANGLGHRRIVSAPLVIEKIVAFLGENEVLAQLRKIA
- a CDS encoding MarR family winged helix-turn-helix transcriptional regulator, which translates into the protein MNKKQVSTEHYHFPWDHPRFRSWIAVGRACQLMQQTLTRRLAHLDVKPPHLDILINLYRFDGITQQELARKLLVGRSNMSMLLPQLETRGLIQRRGDARDKRVLRLSLTAAGRTLTEEAMEIQTALIENSLGGAPIDDCMKIAESMERIIATLLKEDAELS
- a CDS encoding gamma-butyrobetaine hydroxylase-like domain-containing protein translates to MSEFWPTELRVSKDRHRLTVSFDDGSSFDLAAELLRVLSPSAEVQGHGPGQRVTVPGKRNVQIISVQPTGNYAVRIGFDDFHDTGIYTWTYLRELGEKGDELFRAYEQELAEKGMSRDRSEKPR
- the moaA gene encoding GTP 3',8-cyclase MoaA gives rise to the protein MNTAAIDQTNARPLDKMTAPMIDPFGRMVTYLRVSVTDRCDFRCTYCMAEHMTFLPKKDLLTLEELQRLCSAFIAKGVRKLRLTGGEPLVRKNIMFLVRELGKEIEAGRLDELTLTTNGSQLSKFAAELADCGVRRINVSLDTLDPDKFREITRWGELTKVIEGIDAAQAAGLKVKINAVALKGFNDAEIPDLMRWAHGRGMDLTLIETMPMGEIDEDRTDHYLPLSEMRERLERDFTLKDIPYRTGGPARYVEVAETGGRLGLITPMTHNFCESCNRVRLTCTGTLYMCLGQNDAADLRAALRSTDDDAYLSQVIDEAIGRKPKGHDFIIDREHNRPAVARHMSVTGG